In the genome of Mytilus edulis chromosome 3, xbMytEdul2.2, whole genome shotgun sequence, one region contains:
- the LOC139516008 gene encoding lipopolysaccharide-induced tumor necrosis factor-alpha factor homolog translates to MSAFPAGYSDPSQYGSAFGPSMQPGPQASYPPPGPASYPPPAYPPPVMGQPMHGQMPMQTLTVNNQTITMQVDPAHAALVANMAQMLDPNNPARNEHPVRMKCPSCNQEVTTETTYIVGSCTYLCCILFFLSGLILCCWLAFFMNMAKDVVHTCPSCKAECGRFVRQQQNRVHASGGGRRRRGRRR, encoded by the exons ATGTCTGCCTTTCCCGCCGGATATTCAG ATCCGTCACAGTATGGATCAGCCTTTGGACCATCAATGCAACCAGGACCCCAAGCAAGTTATCCTCCCCCTGGACCTGCAAGTTATCCTCCTCCAGCTTATCCTCCTCCAGTAATGGGACAACCAATGCATGGACAGATGCCGATGCAAACTTTAACGGTGAATAACCAGACTATAACCATGCAAGTCGACCCAGCTCATGCGGCATTGGTTGCTAATATGGCTCAAATGTTAGATCCCAATAATCCAGCTAGAAATGAACATCCGGTTCGCATGAAATGTCCGTCATGCAACCAAGAAGtaacaacagaaactacatacaTCGTCGGTAGTTGTACCTATCTCTGCTGTATTCTGTTCTTTTTAAGTGG ACTTATCTTATGCTGCTGGTTGGCTTTCTTTATGAATATGGCAAAGGACGTGGTTCACACTTGTCCGAGTTGTAAAGCTGAGTGTGGTAGATTTGTCCGACAACAACAAAATAGAGTGCATGCCTCTGGTGGTGGTCGAAGGAGGAGAGGACGTAGGCGTTGA